In a single window of the Pseudogemmatithrix spongiicola genome:
- a CDS encoding ABC transporter permease — protein sequence MRQALIALRAFIVKEFQHILRDRQTLIILLGLPVAQLTLFGYALRTDVRDIRLAYVAEAPDAATAALRTRFARNGRFTMVDLAPGPGALAEAFQADRADVAVIVAPGLADRLRDGRAAEVQVIADASDPNTGATMQAHVLAVLTAWQRDLPPRVGGVNIEPRVRMLFNPTLESVNLFVPGLIALILTIVTALMTAISLSREKERGTLEVLLVSPLHPWQVIVGKVAPYLLLAFVNVVSVLVAAWLVFGVPFRGSLVTLMAGSTLYALVGLSLGVVIAAITSSQLTAMLAALIGTMMPSTLLSGMIFPIESMPAPLQVLANIVPARWFIEISRSVMLKGAGWAELWPQFAILSGMFALLITLAIRRFSVRLD from the coding sequence ATGAGACAGGCGCTCATCGCATTGCGCGCCTTCATCGTGAAGGAGTTCCAGCATATCCTGCGCGACCGCCAGACCCTCATCATCCTGTTGGGGCTCCCGGTGGCGCAGCTGACGCTCTTCGGCTACGCGCTGCGCACCGACGTGCGCGACATCCGATTGGCCTACGTGGCCGAGGCTCCCGATGCCGCGACGGCCGCGCTGCGGACGCGGTTCGCGCGCAACGGGCGCTTCACGATGGTGGACCTCGCGCCGGGCCCCGGCGCGCTCGCGGAGGCGTTCCAAGCCGACCGTGCCGACGTCGCCGTCATCGTCGCGCCCGGCCTCGCCGACCGTCTGCGCGACGGCCGCGCGGCCGAGGTCCAGGTCATCGCGGATGCATCGGACCCGAACACCGGCGCCACGATGCAGGCACATGTACTCGCGGTGCTGACCGCCTGGCAGCGCGATCTCCCTCCGCGCGTCGGCGGGGTGAACATCGAGCCGCGGGTCCGCATGCTGTTCAACCCGACGCTCGAGAGCGTGAACCTGTTCGTGCCGGGGCTGATCGCGCTCATCCTGACCATCGTCACGGCACTGATGACCGCGATCTCGCTCTCGCGCGAGAAGGAGCGCGGGACGCTGGAGGTGCTGTTGGTGTCGCCGCTGCATCCCTGGCAGGTGATCGTCGGCAAGGTTGCGCCATACCTCCTCCTGGCGTTCGTGAACGTCGTCTCCGTGCTGGTGGCGGCCTGGCTGGTGTTCGGTGTCCCGTTCCGGGGATCGCTGGTCACGCTGATGGCGGGCAGCACGCTCTACGCGCTGGTCGGTCTTTCGCTCGGCGTCGTGATTGCCGCCATCACCAGCAGCCAGCTGACGGCGATGCTGGCGGCGCTCATCGGCACCATGATGCCGAGCACCCTGCTCAGCGGCATGATCTTCCCGATCGAGTCGATGCCGGCGCCGCTGCAGGTGCTCGCGAACATCGTGCCGGCGCGCTGGTTCATCGAGATTTCGCGCAGCGTCATGCTCAAGGGGGCCGGATGGGCGGAGCTCTGGCCCCAGTTTGCGATCCTGAGCGGCATGTTCGCACTGCTCATCACGCTGGCGATTCGCCGCTTCTCGGTGCGGCTCGACTGA
- a CDS encoding Ig-like domain-containing protein: protein MAVLAACAETPVELPTASTLTTNVATVSVTAGDNGVALSASVLDGDGVPLRVQPTILWSSSDHSVATVSSGGFVTAQSAGTATITAATGGLTATVAVTVTNPTLDLSPASVQMLPNQTVLLSAVVRGTGGRVLPSQPTITYEILDRTVALINASTGTAQSVQAVAEGTTRVVARAGGLVDTTVVQVLRNANDLVTAVNIVPDSMGGVGQASIFPLLSASDPALLFTWAATTAGGANRCSTIGTSGIVVLASRNPSIVSTATLQTGNGRCEVQLSGFSQPGSTWVVLQVNNLIDSVRVVVRPNIASISIIPDSVIYEQSTVADQQPLLPYVVLTPRGTNICSSVQAQLAIITRNAAIGTLTQVNVPPGSNDCLLRVSAGNAGTDGSTYALLTATNPGSGSSVRDSVRLRQGAALYVFAEPADASQSLTTVANVAAGDTLRAGESRTISLRVVDRAAAPVAGATVQIVATVNGGAQTGSFNRTSVTTDTTGVASFVYTAPQVLNSNGSGVATQNVTFTISGVAGNGSGIGNGAATVTSNRVIFPREASRVIAFRRNAVSAADTTDRVTTASIPVTAADQWQYRAFDTYGNPVILVSGAPASAAQQSITFSVSRDDRARVTSNGTVDNTDHRVTVSMAGDSATAVATVGAVSTSTTLTGTARPSGVWMNVNTLSRLTTPFANIGPIGAATSYALAPAEATISQTSLALSGHPDTAVVSANLGGSGFRAYLRAMDGSQAGTAWGIPSALPAFPLSTGATGTNGRPFNQIAFVPGTGNRGTAYFITDSVNAGPALSTIQSLAPTGTITNCVGNANQYVVFSGIAISPSGTEAIVTTRARTDADFNTALRGTAADSTQFSQVWRMTLPGCTLTQLTNSAVTSTEFRRPMYINATYAVVERYDNVNTTLHSITGSAVSAALLTRVGDQFLGASADATRTNGVIYFDGGNMRFGLLPAFTAYHPAPTNTFAVTGIFSRR from the coding sequence ATGGCGGTCTTGGCCGCCTGTGCCGAGACGCCGGTCGAGTTGCCGACGGCGTCGACGCTAACGACGAACGTCGCGACGGTTTCGGTTACGGCAGGTGACAACGGCGTCGCGCTGTCGGCGAGCGTTCTTGACGGCGATGGTGTTCCGCTCCGGGTGCAGCCGACGATTCTCTGGTCGTCCTCCGATCACAGTGTTGCAACGGTGAGCTCTGGAGGTTTCGTGACGGCTCAGTCGGCCGGCACCGCGACCATCACGGCGGCGACGGGTGGGCTAACGGCGACGGTGGCGGTGACCGTGACGAACCCCACGCTCGATCTCTCGCCGGCGTCCGTTCAGATGCTGCCCAACCAGACGGTGCTGCTGTCGGCGGTCGTGCGCGGCACGGGCGGTCGCGTGCTGCCTTCGCAGCCGACCATCACATACGAGATACTCGATCGGACGGTGGCATTGATCAACGCGTCGACGGGCACGGCTCAGTCCGTGCAGGCGGTGGCGGAGGGTACCACGCGTGTGGTGGCCCGCGCTGGTGGGTTGGTTGACACGACCGTCGTGCAGGTGCTGCGCAACGCCAACGACCTCGTGACAGCCGTGAACATCGTGCCGGACTCGATGGGTGGCGTGGGCCAGGCCTCCATCTTCCCGCTCCTCAGCGCTTCGGACCCCGCGTTGTTGTTCACGTGGGCCGCGACCACGGCCGGCGGGGCGAACCGCTGCTCCACGATCGGTACCTCCGGCATCGTCGTCCTCGCGTCCCGAAACCCGAGCATCGTCAGCACGGCAACGCTTCAGACGGGGAATGGTCGATGCGAGGTCCAGCTGAGCGGATTCAGCCAGCCCGGCTCGACGTGGGTCGTGCTGCAGGTCAACAACCTGATCGACTCGGTACGCGTCGTGGTGCGTCCGAACATCGCGAGCATCAGCATCATTCCGGACAGCGTCATCTACGAGCAAAGCACGGTGGCTGACCAGCAGCCGCTGCTGCCGTACGTCGTGCTTACGCCGCGCGGCACGAACATTTGCTCGTCTGTGCAGGCCCAACTCGCTATCATCACGCGCAACGCTGCTATCGGCACGCTGACGCAGGTCAACGTGCCGCCCGGTAGCAACGACTGCCTGTTGCGCGTGAGTGCCGGCAACGCGGGCACCGATGGATCGACCTACGCTCTGCTGACGGCCACCAATCCAGGCAGCGGAAGTTCGGTGCGCGACTCGGTGCGGTTGCGGCAGGGCGCCGCGCTGTACGTCTTCGCGGAGCCCGCGGATGCTTCGCAGTCGCTGACGACCGTCGCGAACGTCGCGGCGGGCGACACGTTGCGCGCTGGTGAGTCTCGGACGATTTCCCTGCGCGTGGTTGACCGCGCCGCAGCGCCGGTTGCCGGCGCGACCGTCCAAATCGTTGCGACGGTGAACGGTGGTGCACAGACCGGCAGCTTCAACCGGACGAGCGTCACGACGGACACGACCGGTGTCGCGAGCTTCGTGTACACGGCGCCGCAGGTGCTGAATTCCAACGGATCCGGTGTGGCCACGCAGAACGTGACGTTCACCATTTCCGGCGTGGCAGGCAACGGATCCGGCATCGGCAACGGGGCGGCGACCGTGACCTCGAACCGCGTGATCTTCCCGCGCGAGGCATCGCGTGTGATTGCGTTCCGCCGCAATGCGGTGTCGGCGGCCGACACGACCGATCGCGTGACGACCGCGAGCATTCCGGTCACCGCGGCGGATCAATGGCAGTACCGCGCATTCGACACGTACGGCAATCCGGTGATTCTCGTGAGCGGTGCACCGGCCTCGGCGGCACAGCAGAGTATCACCTTCTCGGTCAGCCGTGACGATCGCGCACGGGTGACATCGAACGGCACCGTCGACAACACGGACCATCGGGTCACGGTCTCCATGGCTGGCGACTCGGCGACGGCCGTCGCGACGGTGGGGGCGGTGTCGACCTCGACGACGCTCACGGGCACGGCACGGCCGAGCGGTGTCTGGATGAATGTGAACACCTTGAGCCGCCTGACGACGCCGTTCGCCAACATCGGGCCCATCGGCGCGGCCACGAGTTACGCCCTCGCCCCCGCGGAAGCGACGATCAGCCAGACGTCCCTTGCGTTGTCGGGTCATCCGGACACTGCGGTCGTTTCAGCGAATCTCGGTGGCAGCGGCTTCCGCGCGTACTTGCGCGCGATGGACGGCAGCCAGGCAGGCACGGCGTGGGGCATCCCCAGCGCCTTGCCGGCGTTCCCGCTGTCGACTGGCGCGACGGGCACCAACGGACGGCCGTTCAACCAGATTGCCTTCGTGCCGGGGACCGGCAACCGCGGGACCGCCTACTTCATTACCGACTCGGTCAACGCAGGTCCGGCCCTGTCGACCATCCAGTCGCTCGCGCCGACGGGCACCATCACGAACTGTGTGGGCAACGCGAACCAGTACGTGGTGTTCAGCGGCATCGCGATCTCGCCCAGCGGGACCGAAGCGATCGTTACGACGCGAGCCCGAACGGATGCGGACTTCAACACCGCGCTGCGTGGCACTGCGGCCGACTCCACGCAGTTCTCGCAAGTGTGGCGGATGACGCTGCCGGGGTGCACGCTCACGCAGCTGACCAACTCGGCGGTGACATCCACCGAGTTCCGGCGCCCGATGTACATCAACGCGACGTATGCGGTCGTCGAGCGCTACGACAACGTCAACACCACGCTGCACAGCATCACGGGTAGCGCGGTGTCCGCGGCGCTGCTCACGCGGGTCGGCGATCAGTTCCTTGGCGCGTCGGCTGACGCGACGCGGACGAACGGAGTGATCTACTTCGACGGCGGCAACATGCGGTTCGGACTGCTGCCTGCCTTCACGGCTTACCATCCCGCACCGACGAATACGTTCGCCGTCACGGGTATCTTCTCCCGCCGCTGA
- a CDS encoding ABC transporter permease encodes MRALRVLLRKEFLQIRRDPTILRLLFVMPFVQLVLLANAASFEVKESRLWVVDQDRTTLSAGLVERLRGTGRFIVVGSSVRQEDGNAALMTGHANAIVAIPAGFAREIQQTRRGTVQLAFNAEDGAQAGVASSYATEIVSRYGAELGAQLLPQALGGADRDRPVRGVPRLDVHRRYWFNPALEYRWYMVPGILVQLVTIGGTFMSALNIVREKEAGTLDQLNVTPINRTTFIAAKLIPFWLIGIVQLTVGLLVAVAVFRIPIEGSLALVYGAAALYLVAALAVGLWVSSVAETQQQAVFVAFSLLMVYILMSGLFTPIRSMPDWAQDLAFLNPLMHFIALMRGVMLKGANAVDVLPRLAALAVGAGVLMAAAVWRYRKGAA; translated from the coding sequence ATGCGCGCCCTCCGCGTACTGCTCCGCAAGGAGTTCCTGCAGATCCGCCGCGATCCGACGATCCTCCGGCTGCTCTTCGTCATGCCCTTCGTGCAGCTCGTGCTGTTGGCCAATGCGGCGAGCTTCGAGGTGAAGGAGAGCCGCCTCTGGGTCGTGGACCAAGACCGGACCACCCTCTCGGCCGGGCTGGTCGAGCGGCTTCGCGGGACGGGACGCTTCATCGTCGTGGGGAGCAGCGTCCGCCAGGAGGACGGCAATGCCGCGCTGATGACGGGGCATGCCAACGCCATCGTCGCCATCCCCGCCGGGTTCGCCCGCGAGATTCAACAGACGCGCCGCGGCACGGTGCAGTTGGCGTTCAACGCCGAGGATGGCGCCCAGGCCGGCGTCGCGAGCTCCTACGCGACGGAGATCGTCTCGCGGTACGGCGCGGAGCTCGGTGCGCAGCTCCTGCCACAGGCGCTCGGGGGCGCGGACCGCGACCGCCCCGTGCGCGGCGTACCGCGCCTCGATGTGCACCGCCGGTACTGGTTCAATCCCGCGCTCGAGTACCGCTGGTACATGGTGCCCGGCATCCTCGTGCAGCTCGTGACTATCGGCGGGACGTTCATGTCCGCGCTGAACATCGTGCGCGAGAAGGAGGCGGGCACGCTCGACCAACTCAACGTCACGCCGATCAACCGCACGACGTTCATCGCCGCCAAGCTGATTCCGTTCTGGCTGATCGGCATCGTGCAGCTCACCGTCGGCCTGCTCGTGGCGGTGGCGGTCTTCCGGATTCCCATCGAAGGTTCGCTGGCACTGGTCTACGGGGCTGCCGCACTCTACCTCGTCGCGGCGCTCGCTGTCGGGCTCTGGGTGTCGAGCGTGGCCGAGACGCAGCAACAGGCCGTGTTCGTGGCGTTCTCGCTGCTCATGGTCTACATCCTGATGAGCGGGCTGTTCACGCCGATCCGCTCGATGCCGGATTGGGCGCAGGACCTCGCCTTCCTGAACCCGCTCATGCACTTCATCGCGCTCATGCGCGGCGTGATGCTGAAGGGCGCGAATGCCGTTGACGTGCTGCCGCGCCTCGCGGCCCTGGCGGTCGGCGCCGGCGTGCTCATGGCGGCCGCCGTGTGGAGGTACCGCAAGGGCGCGGCGTAG
- a CDS encoding ABC transporter ATP-binding protein translates to MSTGPRGAIHVRSLTRRFGAFTAVDAISFDVAAGEVFGFLGANGAGKTTAIRMLIGLLAPSAGTATVAGFDVATDAEQVRRRIGYMSQRFSLYEDLTVRENIALYGGIYGLSDAEVAQRGSAMIDGLNLGAHADDLVKALPLGWKQKLAFSVALLHAPDIVFLDEPTGGVDPITRRQFWELIYAAASRGTTVFVTTHYLDEAEYCDRVAIMVDGRIAALGTPEDLKSGFATDSLDDVFVRLARATGAGV, encoded by the coding sequence GTGAGCACGGGTCCGCGCGGCGCCATCCACGTCCGGTCGCTGACCCGCCGCTTCGGCGCGTTCACGGCCGTCGATGCCATCAGTTTCGATGTCGCGGCCGGTGAGGTCTTCGGATTCCTCGGTGCCAACGGCGCCGGCAAGACGACGGCAATCCGCATGCTCATCGGCCTCCTCGCGCCGTCGGCGGGGACAGCCACCGTCGCCGGCTTCGATGTGGCGACCGATGCCGAGCAGGTGCGGCGGCGCATCGGTTACATGAGCCAGCGCTTTTCGCTGTACGAGGACCTGACCGTACGTGAGAACATCGCGCTCTACGGCGGCATCTACGGGCTCAGCGACGCTGAGGTCGCGCAGCGCGGCAGCGCCATGATCGACGGATTGAATCTCGGGGCCCACGCGGATGACTTGGTCAAGGCGTTGCCGCTGGGATGGAAGCAGAAGCTCGCGTTCTCGGTGGCATTGCTCCATGCGCCAGACATCGTATTCCTCGATGAGCCCACGGGTGGCGTAGATCCGATCACCCGCCGGCAGTTCTGGGAGCTGATCTATGCCGCCGCATCCCGCGGCACCACGGTGTTCGTGACCACGCACTACCTCGACGAAGCCGAGTACTGCGATCGCGTCGCGATCATGGTGGACGGACGCATCGCCGCGCTGGGCACACCGGAGGACCTGAAGTCCGGATTCGCGACGGACTCGCTGGATGACGTGTTCGTGCGGCTCGCGCGCGCGACGGGAGCCGGCGTATGA
- a CDS encoding MFS transporter — protein MQDELAPTRDVRRVILASSLGTVFEWYDFYLYGSLAAIISRQFFSGVNETAGFIFALLAFAAGFAVRPFGAVFFGRLGDLVGRKHTFLVTIVLMGASTFLVGVLPTYASIGIAAPVILILLRLLQGLALGGEYGGAATYVAEHAPAGKRGLYTGWIQTTATLGLFLSLLVILGCRMALGPERFDAWGWRIPFLFSVILLGISTWIRLSLDESPMFRKMKAEGKQSKAPLRESFGEWGNLRIVLLALFGLVAGQAVVWYTGQFYALFFLTQTLKVDAQAANLMVAAALVIGTPFFVIFGWLSDKVGRKPVILGGCLLAALTIFPLFRALTAAANPALAAAQSMAPVTVQADPASCAVQFNPVGTSAFTASCDIAKTALVRRGVPYRNVAATGTARVAIGDVLVESFDGAAAGADTARTRFDAELDAALSAAGYPTRAAPEDVRVGLVIAILVALVLLVTMVYGPIAAMLVELFPTRIRYTSMSLPYHIGNGWFGGFLPTTAFAIVAATGDIYAGLWYPIVIALMTAVIGAFLLPETRGVDIDAT, from the coding sequence ATGCAAGACGAACTCGCTCCCACCCGCGACGTCCGCCGCGTCATCCTCGCTTCGTCGCTCGGCACCGTCTTCGAGTGGTACGACTTCTACCTGTACGGGTCGCTCGCGGCGATCATCTCGCGACAGTTCTTCTCGGGCGTCAACGAGACCGCAGGCTTCATCTTCGCGCTCCTCGCATTCGCGGCAGGCTTCGCCGTGCGCCCCTTCGGCGCGGTGTTCTTCGGCCGACTCGGCGACCTGGTCGGGCGCAAGCATACGTTCCTCGTGACCATCGTGCTGATGGGCGCTTCGACCTTCTTGGTCGGTGTGCTCCCGACGTACGCGAGCATCGGCATCGCCGCGCCCGTCATCCTGATCCTTCTGCGCCTACTGCAGGGCCTCGCGCTCGGCGGTGAGTACGGTGGGGCGGCGACGTACGTCGCCGAGCACGCCCCCGCAGGCAAGCGCGGTTTGTATACCGGCTGGATCCAGACCACGGCCACGCTCGGGCTGTTCCTCTCGCTGCTCGTCATCCTCGGGTGCCGCATGGCACTAGGGCCCGAGCGCTTCGATGCCTGGGGTTGGCGGATCCCGTTCCTGTTCTCTGTCATCCTGCTTGGCATCTCGACCTGGATCCGGCTGTCGCTCGACGAGTCGCCGATGTTCCGCAAGATGAAGGCCGAGGGCAAGCAGTCGAAGGCCCCGCTGCGTGAGAGTTTCGGCGAATGGGGCAACCTGCGCATCGTGCTGTTGGCGCTGTTCGGTTTGGTCGCGGGCCAGGCCGTGGTGTGGTACACCGGACAGTTCTACGCCCTGTTCTTCCTGACGCAGACGCTCAAGGTGGACGCGCAGGCGGCGAATCTCATGGTCGCGGCGGCACTGGTGATCGGCACGCCGTTCTTCGTCATCTTCGGATGGCTGTCGGACAAGGTAGGCCGCAAGCCGGTGATCCTCGGCGGCTGCTTGCTGGCGGCGCTGACGATCTTCCCGTTGTTCCGGGCGTTGACCGCGGCGGCGAACCCTGCATTGGCGGCGGCGCAGTCGATGGCGCCGGTCACCGTGCAGGCCGACCCAGCGAGCTGCGCCGTGCAGTTCAATCCCGTGGGAACCAGCGCGTTCACCGCCTCGTGCGACATCGCGAAGACAGCGCTCGTGCGACGCGGCGTGCCGTATCGCAACGTCGCCGCGACAGGAACGGCGCGCGTTGCCATCGGCGACGTGTTGGTGGAGTCCTTTGACGGCGCGGCTGCGGGCGCTGACACCGCGCGCACGAGGTTCGACGCCGAGCTGGACGCGGCGCTGTCCGCTGCGGGATACCCGACGCGTGCCGCGCCTGAGGACGTGCGCGTCGGACTCGTGATTGCCATCCTGGTGGCGCTGGTGCTGCTCGTGACAATGGTCTACGGTCCGATTGCGGCAATGCTCGTCGAGCTCTTTCCGACGCGCATCCGCTACACGTCGATGTCCCTGCCGTACCACATCGGCAATGGCTGGTTCGGCGGGTTCTTACCGACCACCGCATTCGCAATTGTCGCAGCGACCGGGGACATCTACGCCGGCCTTTGGTACCCGATCGTCATCGCGCTCATGACGGCGGTGATCGGGGCGTTCCTTCTGCCCGAGACGCGGGGCGTGGACATCGACGCGACATAG
- a CDS encoding SMP-30/gluconolactonase/LRE family protein gives MEAEPESPDVAGPETPPPPIHLSRQVTPAGATAAAAALIFLYLLFWPVPIRPVAWEAPANPGYSGVFAANERLSAMDTVGVLGERGPESIAVDDSGRMYFATASGWIVRTDSLGGAAERWANTGGRPLGMAFDASGTLWVADALRGLLSVSPSGAVLVMATTAEGIPIRYADDLDVAPDGRVYLTDASTAFYPPQYDALQASILEVLEHRGTGRVIEYEPSNGRTSVIAAGLVFPNGLAVTHDGTGVLVNEMGNYRVLRIERDGVARGAIEAVVTDLPGFPDNLTRGRDGRYWIALVSPRNGLADWMSDKPMFRKMLLRLPRMIRPGPVHYGHVIAIDSTWRVLADLQDPSGRLESLTHALETPGALWLGSLSAPVAGRVPWRSADDSLRAR, from the coding sequence ATGGAAGCCGAGCCCGAATCGCCGGACGTCGCGGGACCCGAGACGCCACCGCCGCCGATACACCTGTCCCGGCAAGTCACGCCGGCCGGCGCGACGGCGGCGGCCGCCGCGCTGATCTTCCTCTACTTGCTGTTCTGGCCCGTGCCGATCCGGCCGGTCGCATGGGAAGCGCCGGCGAATCCCGGCTACAGCGGGGTCTTTGCCGCGAACGAGCGGCTCTCGGCCATGGACACCGTTGGCGTGCTGGGCGAGCGCGGTCCCGAATCAATCGCCGTGGACGACTCCGGGCGCATGTACTTCGCCACCGCGTCCGGATGGATCGTCCGGACCGATTCGCTCGGTGGCGCAGCGGAGCGTTGGGCCAACACGGGCGGACGCCCGCTCGGGATGGCCTTCGATGCCAGCGGAACGCTCTGGGTCGCCGATGCCTTGAGGGGACTCCTCAGCGTCTCGCCCAGCGGAGCGGTGCTCGTGATGGCGACGACCGCCGAAGGGATTCCAATTCGATACGCCGACGACCTAGATGTCGCGCCAGACGGCCGCGTGTACCTCACGGATGCGTCCACGGCATTCTATCCGCCGCAGTATGACGCCTTGCAGGCGAGCATCCTCGAGGTGCTCGAGCATCGCGGCACCGGACGCGTCATTGAGTACGAGCCGAGCAACGGCCGCACGTCGGTCATCGCCGCCGGCCTCGTGTTTCCCAACGGCCTTGCCGTCACCCACGACGGCACGGGTGTGCTCGTGAATGAGATGGGCAACTACCGCGTGCTGCGCATCGAGCGCGACGGCGTGGCCCGCGGCGCCATCGAGGCCGTGGTGACGGACTTGCCCGGATTCCCCGACAACCTCACGCGCGGCCGTGACGGCCGATACTGGATCGCGCTGGTCTCGCCGCGCAACGGGCTCGCCGACTGGATGTCGGACAAGCCGATGTTCCGGAAGATGCTGCTGCGCCTGCCGCGGATGATTCGGCCGGGACCGGTGCACTACGGTCATGTCATTGCGATCGACAGCACGTGGCGTGTGCTCGCCGACTTGCAGGATCCGAGCGGACGGCTCGAGTCGCTGACCCACGCGCTGGAGACGCCGGGTGCACTCTGGTTGGGCTCGTTGTCGGCGCCCGTGGCAGGTCGCGTGCCGTGGCGGTCAGCCGACGACTCGCTCAGAGCGCGGTAA
- a CDS encoding acyl-CoA dehydrogenase, protein MLKRRDLNFVLYELLGADALAERPRYAGQGREVYDAVLDTADGIAREFYAPNRKANDQQEPEVRDGRVWLQPGVKPAWDATAEAGIIASTHDEARGGLQLPHVIASAAIGHLEAANIGTASYPMLTAGASNLIAAFGNEDQKTRWLPPMLTGRFSGTMALTEPDAGSSLADLRTKAIPNADGTYRIEGTKIWISGGEHELTENIVHLVLARIEGAPSGTKGISLFIVPRRRVDAAGNPAGDNHVTLGGLIHKMGWRGTTSTLLNFGERGECFGELVGKPHHGLAYMFHMMNEARIGVGRAAMAMAYAAYHVGLEYAQQRRQGRLPGEKDPAKPPVTIIEHADIRRLLLTAKTAAEGSLHLILLCARLVDEQETGDEAARARATRLLEVLTPIAKTWPSIYGQEGISSALQVMGGYGYAREYDVEQLYRDNRLNQIHEGTNGIQALDLLGRKVVQEDGACFKALLDELQQLAAGATSAALAPLAAQLQGATQRMVAATQTLLPTMSKEPARGLANASVYLELVSRVVYGALWLRQAVVAEAALAAGASGDDRAFYEGKLQAAQFYFGFELPKHAVDADVLIRNEASAFEMRSAWF, encoded by the coding sequence ATGCTGAAGCGGCGTGACCTGAACTTCGTCCTCTACGAACTCCTCGGCGCCGACGCGCTGGCCGAACGCCCGAGGTACGCGGGCCAGGGCAGGGAAGTCTACGACGCAGTGCTCGACACCGCCGACGGCATTGCCCGCGAGTTCTACGCGCCGAACCGGAAGGCCAACGACCAGCAGGAGCCCGAGGTCCGCGATGGCAGGGTGTGGCTGCAGCCCGGCGTGAAGCCCGCGTGGGATGCAACGGCGGAGGCCGGCATCATCGCGAGCACGCACGACGAAGCGCGCGGCGGCCTCCAGCTCCCGCACGTCATCGCCTCGGCGGCGATCGGCCACCTCGAGGCCGCCAACATCGGCACGGCGAGCTATCCCATGCTCACGGCCGGTGCGTCGAATCTGATCGCGGCGTTCGGAAACGAAGACCAGAAGACGCGATGGCTACCCCCGATGCTCACGGGTCGATTCTCCGGCACGATGGCGCTCACCGAGCCCGACGCGGGTTCGTCGCTCGCCGACCTGCGCACGAAGGCAATTCCGAACGCCGATGGCACGTATCGCATCGAAGGCACCAAGATCTGGATTTCCGGCGGCGAGCACGAGCTCACGGAGAACATCGTGCACCTCGTCCTGGCGCGCATCGAGGGCGCGCCGTCGGGCACGAAGGGCATCTCGCTGTTCATCGTCCCGCGCCGCCGCGTGGACGCGGCGGGCAACCCGGCGGGGGACAACCACGTCACGCTGGGTGGCCTCATCCACAAGATGGGCTGGCGCGGCACGACGAGCACGCTGCTGAACTTCGGCGAACGTGGCGAGTGCTTCGGCGAGCTGGTCGGCAAGCCGCATCACGGGCTTGCCTACATGTTCCATATGATGAACGAGGCGCGCATCGGGGTCGGTCGCGCGGCGATGGCGATGGCGTACGCAGCCTATCACGTGGGATTGGAGTACGCGCAGCAGCGTCGGCAGGGCCGCTTGCCCGGCGAGAAGGATCCCGCGAAGCCGCCGGTCACGATCATCGAGCATGCCGATATCCGACGCCTCTTGCTGACGGCTAAGACCGCCGCCGAGGGGTCGTTGCATCTCATCCTGCTCTGCGCGCGGCTGGTGGATGAGCAGGAGACCGGCGACGAGGCGGCGCGCGCGCGGGCGACGCGACTGCTCGAGGTCCTGACGCCGATCGCGAAGACCTGGCCGAGCATCTACGGGCAGGAGGGCATCAGCTCGGCGCTGCAGGTGATGGGCGGGTACGGCTACGCCCGCGAGTACGACGTCGAGCAGCTCTACCGAGACAATCGCCTCAATCAGATCCATGAGGGCACGAACGGCATCCAGGCCCTGGACCTGCTGGGCCGGAAGGTGGTGCAGGAGGATGGAGCGTGCTTCAAGGCGCTCCTCGACGAGCTCCAGCAGCTGGCGGCCGGTGCGACGTCAGCGGCGCTTGCCCCGCTGGCGGCGCAGTTGCAGGGCGCGACGCAGCGCATGGTCGCGGCGACCCAGACGCTGTTGCCCACGATGTCGAAGGAGCCCGCCCGTGGCCTGGCGAATGCCTCGGTGTACCTCGAGCTCGTGTCCCGTGTGGTGTACGGCGCGCTCTGGCTGCGCCAGGCGGTGGTGGCCGAGGCAGCGCTCGCGGCTGGCGCAAGTGGCGACGATCGCGCGTTCTACGAAGGCAAGCTGCAGGCAGCCCAGTTCTACTTCGGCTTCGAGCTGCCCAAGCACGCGGTGGATGCGGACGTGCTCATTCGCAATGAGGCCAGCGCCTTTGAGATGCGGAGCGCGTGGTTCTGA